In Streptomyces chartreusis, the following proteins share a genomic window:
- a CDS encoding MmcQ/YjbR family DNA-binding protein has translation MPDAEDVRRIALSLPDTTEKIAWSMPTFRVAGKMFATLPEDETSIAVRCPKEERDELVMAEPGKFWIADHEAQFAWVRARLAAVEDEGELRDILADSWRQAAPTRLLDAYPELGLATGN, from the coding sequence ATGCCCGATGCCGAAGACGTACGCCGTATCGCCCTCTCTCTGCCGGACACGACGGAGAAGATCGCCTGGAGCATGCCCACGTTCCGGGTCGCGGGCAAGATGTTCGCCACACTGCCCGAGGACGAGACCTCCATCGCGGTGCGCTGCCCGAAGGAGGAGCGCGACGAACTGGTCATGGCCGAGCCCGGGAAGTTCTGGATCGCCGACCACGAGGCACAGTTCGCGTGGGTACGGGCCCGGCTCGCCGCCGTCGAGGACGAGGGCGAACTGCGCGACATCCTCGCCGACTCCTGGCGCCAGGCCGCTCCGACCCGCCTGCTGGACGCCTATCCGGAGCTGGGGCTGGCGACGGGGAACTGA